One region of Flavobacterium sp. KACC 22763 genomic DNA includes:
- the aspT gene encoding aspartate-alanine antiporter has protein sequence MDWIITTLKDYPELAVFLTLSLGYFIGKFKIGSFSLGTVTSVLLVGVLVGQLDIVISPNVKSVFFLMFLFAVGYSVGPQFFGGLKKDGLPQMLYAAIVCVLCLICPYVIGKIMGYDMGLTAGMLAGSQTISAVIGVASDTINQLGIPADQKTALINKIPVAYAVTYIFGTAGSAWLLASIGPKLLGGNLVEKAKELEIQLGGDAIGDDPSIASAYDRVIYNAYQIASHSYACNKTVLEIENELESKGRRLFIQRIRRGKEIIDATPEFVIQENDVVALGGRREYMMNYVAVNEKEVLDIELLNFPVEVLSVLIVKKEVIGKTLADLRHVKYMHGVVIRSLKRAGIQMPILPNTVMQKGDMIELVGIKRDVDQVAVHIGYPDRPTNSTDMAFVGLGIVLGGLLGALTVKISGVPISLSTSGGALISGLFFGWLRGQHPTFGRIPEPALWIMNNVGLNIFIAVVGITAGPSFIVGFQEAGWGLFIAGAAATAIPLILGLLIGRYIFKFHPIINLGCAAGARTTTAALGALQDAVKSKTPALGYTVTYAVGNTLLIIWGVVIILIMS, from the coding sequence ATGGATTGGATTATTACTACATTAAAAGATTATCCCGAACTGGCCGTTTTTCTAACCTTATCGTTAGGCTACTTTATTGGAAAATTTAAAATAGGAAGCTTTTCTCTGGGGACTGTGACTAGTGTTTTGCTTGTGGGAGTTTTGGTCGGACAATTAGACATTGTCATTTCTCCTAACGTAAAATCAGTATTTTTTCTGATGTTTCTTTTCGCTGTCGGGTATAGCGTTGGACCCCAGTTTTTTGGAGGCCTAAAAAAAGATGGACTTCCTCAAATGCTTTATGCCGCAATTGTTTGTGTTTTATGTTTGATATGTCCTTATGTTATCGGTAAAATTATGGGATACGATATGGGTCTAACTGCAGGAATGCTTGCGGGCTCTCAAACCATATCTGCTGTAATTGGCGTTGCATCCGACACGATTAATCAGCTCGGAATTCCTGCTGATCAGAAAACGGCATTAATTAATAAAATCCCAGTGGCATACGCTGTTACTTATATTTTCGGAACTGCTGGATCTGCTTGGCTACTAGCTTCTATCGGACCAAAATTATTGGGAGGCAATTTGGTAGAAAAAGCAAAAGAACTTGAAATTCAGCTTGGTGGAGATGCCATTGGCGATGATCCAAGTATTGCCTCTGCTTATGATCGCGTAATATACAATGCTTATCAGATTGCTTCACACTCTTATGCCTGCAATAAAACGGTTTTAGAGATTGAAAATGAACTTGAAAGCAAAGGCAGACGCTTGTTTATACAACGAATCAGAAGAGGAAAAGAAATCATAGATGCTACTCCAGAATTTGTAATTCAAGAAAATGATGTTGTGGCGCTAGGCGGAAGAAGAGAATACATGATGAACTATGTCGCTGTAAATGAAAAAGAAGTGCTGGATATCGAGCTTCTTAATTTTCCAGTAGAAGTCTTAAGCGTATTAATCGTAAAAAAAGAAGTGATAGGCAAAACGCTTGCTGATTTACGTCATGTAAAATATATGCACGGTGTTGTAATAAGATCATTAAAAAGAGCTGGAATTCAGATGCCTATATTGCCCAATACGGTTATGCAAAAAGGTGACATGATAGAATTAGTGGGCATCAAACGAGATGTGGATCAAGTTGCCGTGCATATTGGTTATCCAGACCGTCCTACAAACTCAACTGATATGGCATTTGTTGGTTTAGGAATAGTTCTTGGCGGATTACTAGGTGCATTGACCGTTAAAATTAGCGGAGTGCCAATAAGTCTAAGTACCAGTGGAGGTGCCTTAATTTCTGGACTATTCTTCGGATGGTTAAGAGGTCAGCATCCTACTTTTGGGCGAATTCCAGAACCTGCTTTGTGGATTATGAATAATGTTGGATTAAACATTTTTATAGCCGTTGTGGGTATTACAGCTGGACCAAGCTTTATTGTTGGCTTTCAAGAAGCTGGTTGGGGACTTTTTATCGCAGGTGCTGCAGCAACGGCGATTCCGTTAATACTGGGACTTCTTATCGGAAGGTATATTTTCAAATTCCATCCTATCATCAACTTGGGATGCGCTGCCGGGGCAAGAACTACTACTGCTGCCTTAGGAGCTTTACAGGACGCTGTTAAGAGCAAAACCCCTGCATTGGGTTACACTGTGACCTATGCCGTTGGTAATACGCTGCTCATTATATGGGGTGTCGTCATTATTTTAATCATGAGTTAG